CATTACCTTAGTTTTCATTCAAATTTTCTGAGGATTTCATCATCCAGTGTCGGCCAGTCGGTTCGCTGGCACGGGATTGATATTTTCTGGCGGCAAAGCTCAACTTGTATGAAACTTTCAGAAAAATTCAGTTTGGCAGGAAAAACTGCTTTGGTAACCGGTTCAAGCCAGGGTATTGGTAAAGGAATTGCCATTGCATTCGCGGAATACGGAGCGGACATTATCCTGCACTATCGGAAAGACCGCGCGGAAGCAGAAGCCGTCGCGAAGGAGATCAAAAAGTCAGGCGTCAAAACCTATATCGTCAATGCTGATCTTTCTAAAGCCGGCAGCGCAAAATCCATTTTTGATCAAATTCAAAAAAAGGCGAAAATGCCTGACATTGTCGTCCTGAACGCATCGGTGCAAATACCAAAACTCTGGCAGGAAACAAACGAAAAAGATTTTGAGGTGCAGGTGAATGCCAATTTCAAATCGACGTTACTGCTTATGCAATATTTCGCCCCTGAAATGATTTCGAACGGCTGGGGAAGAATACTGACGATCGGAAGCGTGCAACAAGTGAAGCCACATCCGTCGATGATCGTTTACGCGGCGACCAAATCGGCGGTATTGAATATAGTGCAAAATGTGGCCATGCAACTGGCAGATAAAGGAATTACAGTCAATAATCTGGCACCTGGTGTAATTGATACGCCCCGCATCGATCAGGATGTCCCCGAAATGGAAGAAAGGATTTCAAAACGGCTGGAAACACCATCAGGACAACTTGGCGATCCGCAGGATTGCGCCGCGATGGCCGTCCTGCTCTGTTCAGAAGCAGGACGGTTTATTACCGGGCAAAATATATTTGTAGATGGCGGAATGAGCCTGTAAGCTACTTTTTCTTGTAGTCAATTTTAAAAATAGTACCATTCAGATCGTCTGTAACGTACAGCGCGCCGTCGGGTCCCTGTGCCAGGCCGCAAGGGCGATGCTGGATCGGGCCGCTTGGATTTGCGAGGTCAACTCCTGCGAAATTATCCGCAAAAATCTCCCATTTACCAGGCTTACCATTCACAAAAGGCACAAAAGCGACCAGGTACCCCTTTTTCAAAGACGTAGATTGATTGTGAAAAGCAATGAAGGCGCCGTTTTTATACTTTGCAGGAAACATATTACCGGTGTAAAACATCAATGCATTCGGGCCAAGGTGCGCCGGAAACGCTACCAGCGGGTTAATGGCCTTTTCGCCGGAAACCATTTTACCATCGCCGCCATATTCAGGAGCAAGGATTTTTTTGTTCTGAAAATGATCGTAATAAATGTACGGCCAGCCAGCGTCGTCACCTTCCTTGATGCGGTATAGTGTTTCAGCAGGCAGGTCGGCGCTTTGTTTTGGCGTGTAGTACTGAGGGTACATATCGTCAAATTTGCCGCGTCCGTGCGTGGTTGCGTATAAGGAATTGGTTTTGTTGTCCCAGTCGATCCCTACGGCATTTTTCACGCCAGTCGCATACCGGGTACCATCCGCAAACTTCTGATTCAGCTTGTCGGCTTTAAACTTCCA
The genomic region above belongs to Dyadobacter pollutisoli and contains:
- a CDS encoding SDR family NAD(P)-dependent oxidoreductase, with protein sequence MKLSEKFSLAGKTALVTGSSQGIGKGIAIAFAEYGADIILHYRKDRAEAEAVAKEIKKSGVKTYIVNADLSKAGSAKSIFDQIQKKAKMPDIVVLNASVQIPKLWQETNEKDFEVQVNANFKSTLLLMQYFAPEMISNGWGRILTIGSVQQVKPHPSMIVYAATKSAVLNIVQNVAMQLADKGITVNNLAPGVIDTPRIDQDVPEMEERISKRLETPSGQLGDPQDCAAMAVLLCSEAGRFITGQNIFVDGGMSL
- a CDS encoding PQQ-dependent sugar dehydrogenase encodes the protein MQRKLIKTASAFFMLAGVTGLLAYKNATDVPPLKSKFTAPIEAKELKLPAGFSAKILATDLGATRHMVVGKNGDMYVKLSKLKDGKGMYLLRDANGDGTIDEQKLFGDYQGTGVAIKNGYLYSSSNKGIFRYKLNAKEEIVDFENPEKIVDGLVDHGRDNAKPLALDNNGNIYVTIGSYNDNCRQAGSGKGMSPCTILDSAGGIWKFKADKLNQKFADGTRYATGVKNAVGIDWDNKTNSLYATTHGRGKFDDMYPQYYTPKQSADLPAETLYRIKEGDDAGWPYIYYDHFQNKKILAPEYGGDGKMVSGEKAINPLVAFPAHLGPNALMFYTGNMFPAKYKNGAFIAFHNQSTSLKKGYLVAFVPFVNGKPGKWEIFADNFAGVDLANPSGPIQHRPCGLAQGPDGALYVTDDLNGTIFKIDYKKK